In the genome of Juglans microcarpa x Juglans regia isolate MS1-56 chromosome 6S, Jm3101_v1.0, whole genome shotgun sequence, the window tttttaaattttaatataaaatataataaataattcaatttttttaaatatcaaaataataataatattaaaaaataatattctaataatattttatcatctcaattcaactcaacatcaaAACATATCCTAAATgtaataactttaaaaaaagtaaagtttactattaaataattaattatttttatatgaattttatattttatttttttttttaaaagctaaatttcatattttattattttttttaaaataattacataacaGTTACACAATTTACGATTATAAATACATTTCCTCTTCCGTAATAATTAATATGGCAATATGTCCTATGTTACTCGTTTAGGTATCCTATTTAATGCAGAGAAATGCCGGTTAGCCTATCACTTGACCTTCCAcccaattatataaaatttatttattttctcatatttttaaatttctatattttttaaataaaaaaattgatttatttaactaaattcttttataaaagttaagaaataattaaaaatgattgcATTCTATACCAAGGGTTGTCAACTGTTATGCCCCATAGAATGATCCTTTAATATAACTGATGAactctttttttgtattttatttaatcaaattttaagattacttcttttatctaaatttattgCTTGTTTCATTAGAAAAAGGTACAGAGAGATAAACAAACGATAacgaaagagagagaaattaataatcTATATGCCTTTGATGAATAGTATTAACGTACATGTGGATTGGTACGGTATCTAAAATacactaaataatttttttatgggcaTGACTTGTGAGCAGGCAAGGAAGGGATACTGCCATTATTCTCCAGCCTGCCTCCAGCCTCCAGCCTCTCCTCTGATCATGCCTCCGGCAAATACCAACAGAAATGATTTCAATTTGCTATGCAGCATTGCAGCCTGATGAGCAGCAGCTCACCTTCAACAATCTACGAAATGCAGCATGAACATTCTTGTTCAGATTGGGGCACTTCTCTTGGGTGCGGTCTTGAACAGTTGCCAAAGCCTTGCACATTGCCGCGTGACAACGCTGATCCGGGAGACACAGGACAAAATGGCAAGTGGATGCGCACATCCAGATTCTCAAGCCGATCCTAGCCTTTCTAATAtatcaaaaacaaaactaaGACGCAGCTAGACAGCATTGATATCACCAAGGAAGTATTTTGAAGACTAAGGATGAATTTAACTTCCCCAACCAATCTGAATCAATTCAGATCCCATTATCCCGAAACTAACCTCTTCGAAAACAGCCAGACCCATAATACCAAGCAAGAATTCTGCTGCCGGAGTGATTTTGCGAGGTACACAGATACAGAATAATAGTATCCCGAAATACCAAACAACTACCCCAGAATTCGTTTGTCCATCAATTGACATATGTCTACTATTTTCTACTAAACACAGTTCTCGTGGGAATGCAAAGTCAGTTTTCAAGATTTTCTCCgagtaaataaatgaataagtttcacaaataatttacaaaacaagttCACAAGCAAAgccacatttttttacaaaaacataTAAGCAAAACAGAAACAAACCCAAATAGAGCACCACTTTTACTATGCCACTCTAAAATACCAGAGGCTAATAGCCATCATCCCTCAGAATCCAATGCTCATCAAATGGAAATTCAGTCCactacttttaattttcatataattcttCACAGGGATTCAAAGCAAAATTTCTTATCAGAgcccaaaatagaaaaacaaaatataaacaagCCGTGTGCACAAAACACCTTATAAGGTAGATGGTTACTTAAACCAGCCAAAATGAACCGCACCACACGAGCTCTGGGAGCTACAATGCAAGATGTTATTAACCAGATAATGCAAAACCCAGCTTGTAATTTCATTTGGCAAATACATAGCCATCACATACATAACTATCTCGATAAGAAACGTTTGGAGATTGGAATGCCCATCTATTGAGATCTGTCCACTAAATTCTATTATGGGCAGTCCTCATAGGAATGCAAAGTCACTTTTAAAGATTTGCCATatgcaaataaattaatgagCTTCACGAACAGATGACAGGACAAGCTCAAAAGCAAaagtcttcttttttctttttagcagACATGAACAAAACAGTCAGGGACCTAAGTAGACCACTACTTTCACTTAGAACCTCTACAATTCCAATACACATCCCTCAGAATCCATTGCTCATCAAATAGAAATTCAGTCCactacttttaatttttcatatgattCTTCACAGGGATTCAAAGTGAAGTTCTTAATCGGAgctcaaaaatagaaaacaaaatataaacaatcGGAGAACACAAAACACCTTATGAGGAACATGCGTACTTAAAACCAGCCTAAAAGAATCAAAACCCAGAAGCTCTGGAAATTGAAATTCTGTAAACTATTAACCAAAAAATACAGAACCCGACTTGTAATTCCAGTTGGCAAATAGAGAAGAACGGAAGTAGGAAACCCTAACCTCATGTTTGGCTATAGAGAAgataaaaggaacaaaaaatactcaaaaggCATTCCGAAGGTTTACGATTACAATGTATAGACGAAACGAATGCCCTACTCAAAATACAAACTTGTAAAGTTCTGACTTTTAAGATCTGCGAAGTAATACGACTAGGGTTTGCTTGTTATATAGAAAGGGGTGACAACACAGATTTCATGTTTTAGACCCTAAGATCTAACTTAATTACTTTTGTCCCAATCTCGTGTAAGTGTTCGAAAAATATGAGTTTCAGTTaattttacgtattttttacgAACGTGaatgatcaaaataattattttatattaaaaataataacataatcaatcatattaataaaatgataaaaaaatatatatatctttctctattttctgttcccaatttttttttctaattaaatgcatatttttctcgATTGTTATTAGAGCAGCATGGCATCAGTCCTTCCATTAGTCCAGATCATGTGGATGGAGCTGCTCATGACAGTATCAAAGATCCTGATATGCAGTCACATTCTCCATCGAGTGAACCTGCCTCTTGTAACAATCCTTCAGTCAAATTACTAAATAACCCTTCTCATAGATGAGTTGTAATGTATCTTTATGTAAATTTAGAGGTAGTTATTTGTGATGTACAGAATAGAGGTAGTACGAATATTCCTTAGTCTGTTAGTAATGTCTGTCCATTTTTAGTATAAAGCAATGGTACTGTATAAACAAAATGCAGGAAATGAATCAGAAGTTTTCGAGCATTCCTTTCAATtctatgttctcaatcttgctttcttattctttttgcTATTCTTACATAGTATCAAGAGCCTCaggttgagattttttttttcatggctACTGAAAAACCCAAATCCCCCACCAAATCCCCCTTTCTCGACTTCAATAATATTATCAATCTATACAGATTGGATCATGGTGATAACCCTTCCATTCCCTTGGTTCCTGACCTCCTCACCAATGAGAACTATACAACCTGGTCAAGAGCTATGTGTCTAGCTCTTCGTGCCAAAAACAAGCTTGATTTCATCAATGGAACCTTGTCAAAACCCAATCCAACTCTGACCCTCTCTATGATGCGTGGGAAAGGTGCAATGACTTAGGGcaggtttggatggtgagatgagaattttgtgttttgtttgagagtttaaaatattatgttttaatattattattgtattgggatttgaaaaaggtgaattgggatttgaaaaagttgaattgtttattatattttgtatgaggatttgaaaaatgtgtaatgatgagatgagatgagatgagaattttgtatctcatcccatcccccaaacctgcccttagtTGTGTCCTGGCTCCACAATTCTATTAACCCATCACTTAAATCCAACATTGCTTTGGTGGATAATGCTGCACAAATCTGGGATGAACTCAAAGACAGATTTACTCAACAAAATGGCCATAGAATCTTTCAACTTAAAAAGGCATTATCAGGTTTGTAACAAGATACTGACTCTGTTAGTATTTACTTTGGTAAGCTTAAAACTCTGTGGGATGAACTTGGTATTTATGATCCAATGCCTGACTGCACTTGTGGAAAGCTGGCTGTATTGTTTGACAGATATCAAAGAGATTGTGTAATACAATTTCTCATGGGTTTAAATGACTCATTTCAAGTTACCCGTAACCAGATCATGCTTCTGGACCCTTTGCctcccttaaataaaattttctcaatGATTCAGCAACAAGAGATGCAACACCTCATGCTGTGTGGTCTTCCTTCAACAGACTCAATGGCCCTATCTATCAAAAACACCTCATATAAATCCTTTTCTAAACCTTTTTCCCAACCCAAACGAGACAGACTCTTTTGCACTCACTGCAAAATTCAAGGCCATGCATTAGAGACTTGTTTTAAGGCAGGCAATGCTCCAACCCCCATCTGTAATCACTGTCATATGACAGGTCATATAGCATAAAAGTGCTATAAGTTACATGGCTATCCACCCGGGCACAAACTTCATGGTAAAGCTAAACCACAGGGGTTTCCTTCTGCAAACATGACCTCACTTGAGCCAGCTGACCCCTCAGATGACAAATTAACCTTCACCAAAGACCAATATCACAAACTGTTATCTCTGTTGCAACCAAAAGAAGTATCCATTGCCAACCACTCAGTCAATAATGTTCAGGGAGATTGTACACATCATTCCACCATGAATGGTATTGTTTCTTGTCTCAATTCTTTCACTTCAACACACACCTCCACACAATCACCTTGGATCATTGACACTGGTGCTACAAATCACATGATCTGCAACACCACCTTTTTTTCATCTATCACCTCTCAAGTTTCCTTTCTAGTTAAACTCCCAAATGGCCACATTGCACCTGCCACTCACATTGGCACTATCCACATTACCAACACATTAACATTACACAATGTGTTATGTATtccttcttttcatttcaatttaatttctgtAAAACAGCTAACCAATTCACTCTCTTGCtgttttatctttctttcaCAACTCTGTTTTATCCAGGACCTTTTGTCATGGACCACGATTGGCATGGGTGAGATGAAGAATGGTCTTTACCATTTGCTTGCTGCACAAGTGTCCCCAACAGCTCTCTTAGACCATTTTTCCATTTccttacataaaaatatttctgtttCAACTACTTTCAAGACTGTTGATCTTGTTTCAGATCTTTGGCATTGTCGTATGGGACATACACCTTTTTCCACATTACATGTAATACAAGatcctttaataaaaaatcatgttccTCTCATTTCCAATCTCAATCCTTGTCTTATATGTCCAATTGCAAAGCATCATAGACTTCCTTTTTCTGTTAGTTCTTACAAAAGCAGAACCGTTTTTGAACTTATCCACTGTGACATATGGAGACCTAATCCAATAACAGCATATGATGGTACAAAATACTTCTTGACCATTGTAGATGATTATTCTAGGAGCACTTGGATTTACTTACTCAAAGCTAAGTCAAACACTAGACCATGTATTGAAGCCTTTTGCAATCTGGTTGAAACCCAATTCCAAACCAAAGTTCAAACCTTCGAAGTGATAACGGCCTTGAGTTTCAAATGACAgattttttcaacaaaagagGAATTATTCACCATAGAACTTGTGTGgaaaccccacaacaaaatgagTTGCAGAAAGGAAGCACCAACATTTGTTGAATATAGCTAGAGCACTTAAAATCCAATCTAACCTTCCCAACTTATATTGGAATGACTGCATACTAACTGCAGCCTACATAATCAATAGGATTCCCACCCCCTTGCTGTCTAATAAAACACCTTTTGAGATACTTTTCAACAAATCTCCTACATATTCTCACATGAGAATCTTAGGATGTCTCTGTTTTGCCTCTACCATATCTCAACATAGACATAAATTTGACCTTCGAGGTAGACATTGTGTCTTTCTTGGTTACCCCTTTGGGGTAAAAGGATATAAACTTCTTGACCTAAACACCCAATCAGTGTTTATTTCTCGAGATGTTACCTTCCATGAACATGTGTTTCCTTTCCATCAACCCAAATTCACTTCACTCTCTTCATTGCCAACTCCTTCTGCTTCAACTCAGCCTCTATCTTCTTCTAGCTTAACTCCTTCACCTTCATTTAGCTCCATCTTGCCAATCACTTCAGAATCACAAACACCATCACCCATATCATATGTTCTTCCTGTAAATTCCCCTCCCACTTCCCCATTCCACCAATATCAAATTCTCAATCCCCTCCCCCTCTTAGAAGATCCACTAGAACCAGAAAAGCCCCTCAATACCTCCAGGATTTCCACTGCCAGCAAGCAACTTCAATCTCATCCCCTCAATCCGTGAGCATGGCATCAGTTCCCACAGGTATACCTTTTCCTCTAACTTCTTCCATTTCTTATCACAACTTATCTCCTgccttctctatttttttctgctACTATCTCCTCTAATAATGATCCACGCACTTACACACAAGCTTCCAAGGATCCTGACTGGTGTAAGGCAATGGATACAGAAATTGAAGCATTAGAGCTTAACCATACATGGACCCTCACAGACTTACCCCTTGGCAAAACTGCCATTGCCTGCAAATATGTATACAAAACTAAGTATCATTCTAATGGTACCATTGAGAGGAGGAAAGCAAGGTTAGTTGTTAAGGGCTTTACTCAACAAGAAGGGGTGGATTACCATGAAACTTTTTCCCCAGTAGTAAAGATTGTAACTGTTAGAACTATCTTGTCTTTGGCTGCAATCAAAGGGTGGCATCTCCACCAATTCGATGTCAACAATGCTTTCCTTAATGGAGAGCTAAATGAAGAAATATACATGCAAAGGCCACCTGGATACACCAAAGGACAACCTGGCCAGGTCTGCAAGCTACACAAAAGTCTCTATGGGCTTAAACAGGCCTCACGAAAATGGTATGATAAATTCTCCACTTCCTTGGTTCAATTTGGTTTCACTCAATCCAAGGCTGATTACAGCCTTTTTACCCTCATTACTGCTTTCGGTTTTACTGCATTACTTGTCTATGTCGATGACATAGTGGTTGCTAGCAATTCTCTTgattcaatttcaatactcaagaCCTTCTTGAACACACACTTCAGAATTAAAGACCTTGGCACATTAAGATATTTCCTTGGCATTGATGTTGCTAGATCCCCCAAAGGAATTCACCTCTGTCAAAGGAAATATACCCTAGATATTCTTGCTGATTCAGGCCTCTTAGCTTGCAAACCCTTAAAGCTTCCCATGGAtcaaaaccacaagttaagcaAATCTTCTGGAACACCTCTACCTGATCCTACTCCATACAAACAACTTATTGGAAGGTTACTTTATCTAACCTTAACAAGACCTGATCTCAGTTACCCCATTCAAGTCTTAAGCCAGTTTATGGATCACCCCTCATCCTCCCACCTTGCAGCAGCTCACAAGGTCTTAAGATACCTAAAAAATGCACCTGGCCAAGGCATTCTACTTTCCTCTACATCTTCCATTCATCTTAAAGGTTATtgtgattcagattgggctTCTTGCCCAGACACCCGAAAATCCATCACtggattttgcatttttttgggtcattctctcatttcttggagatccaagaaacaaacagTTGTCTCCAGGTCATCTGCTGAAGCAGAATACCATGCAATGACATCCATTTCTACTGAATTCACTTGGCTAAGACAGTTGTTCAAGGACCTTTCCATCTCTCACCCACAAGCTGCTGAACTTTTTTGTGACAACCAAGTTGCTTTACATATAGCAGCCAATCCAATTTTTCATGAGAGGACAAAACACATTGAAGTGGATTGTCATCTTGTTCGAGACCAAATTTAAGAAGGAAGCATCAAGACTACCCATGTTCACACAACTTCACAGcttgcagatattttcactAAATCTTTACCTTCTCATGTTCTCTACTCACACCtctccaagatgggaatagaaaacatctattctccatcttgttgGGGGGGGGTATTAGAGCAGCATGGCATCAGTCCTACCATTAGTCCAGATCATGTGGATGCAGCTGCTCATGACAGCATCAAAGATCCTGATATGCAGTCACATTCTCCATCGAGTGAACCTGCCTCTTGTAACAATCCTTCAGTCAAATTATTAAATAGCCCTTCTCATAGATGAGCTGTAATGTATCTTTATGTAAATTTAGAGGTAGTTATTTGTGGTGTACAGAATAGAGGTAGTACGAATATTCCTTAGTCTGTTAGTAATGTCTGTCCATTTTTAGTATAAAGCAATGGTACTGTGTAAACAAAATGCAGGAAATGAATCAGAAGTTTTCGAGCATTCCTTTCAATTCTCTGTTCTCAATCttgctttcttatttttttttgctattCTTACAATTGTTGTGACTATTTTTATGCTTCGTATACTTTTTGATCAAAGGATTTTGTAAACTgccattataaattataattttataattttatgccTTCATCTATTCCGACTATAATATAATTCATAAGAAAGGAGAATTAATGTGtaggaaattttatttaaactagTGCCTAAAATTACCTTTCTCCCTAGAAAAAGATGtattaaaaatggaaaataacaCAATATGCGTACTTCTAGGTGTTTATGGTTGCCTCTATTGTGGTAGTAACTGAACATACACCTTAACAAAAGCCTCAGTATCCAAGCTTCATGAGAATTagggagaaataataaaattaggaaaataatttgtacaattttaCAGTATACAAGATCTAtgcattcatttaaaaaaaaaatttgataaatctaTAATCcacgtgaaaaaattaatttttaatatgtgctctactatttttaaaaaaatatatattttcaagtcaTGTGTAGAGCATATTTAATAAagtacatgatataatttgatttgaaacataaattttaaaatttaatttttacaaatcaaatattactatttaagtgatatgaatGATGTGTGCTTTATATTCTGACTTGATAATaggataattatttttaaatagaatatgtaaagattatatattttaaaactgtatctagcaGTACTCTTTatgttaaaagttttaaaagttataaaattttcGAAAACACAATATGTTAATTTTAGTATTGTTGGatacaaatgagaaataataaaaaaaatagagaaagatggATGAAAAAATCAAAGGACTTGTTTGGATTGGGGATTTCGGAGCCGACACTCACTGGTATCTTTTTCCCACTGCCGACACAGACGATACAAACGAGCCAAACAAGCCGAGTCGGACTGCACCCTCCAGTAGCCACAGAGGATGTGGATCCATTAAACAGGCCGAACACAGCGAAACAGTAAGGCCTGCATATAAATATATCGAAGAAGCCGTGCCCGTAGAGGTCTGGAAAGCCAAGACAACGCCATGGAAGTTCAGAAGAAGAAGGTGGTGAtgagtctttttctttttaccttcTTCTTATACGAGTCTGGCGTGAGAGCTTGGACTGGTGAAATCCATGGACGAGTTGTCTGTGACGTCTGTAGTGATTCCTCCATTGGACCCGAAGATCATGTTCTTGAAGGTTgccatctctttctcttttaactttgattttttattcCACTGTCTAATTTTTGTACTTGGGTTTTGTTTTGGGTCGTGATCTCTCATAGATTGGTGGTTCTGATATGGGCTATGCTAAAAATTGATCCTTGTCGGCTTTCGCCAATTTGTGGTTGCTGATAAGTTTATGAGCTGGTTGACCATTCTAATTAGGTTCAATTCATTAATATTGTGAGtggaaattagaaaaaaaaatgcactgaTTTTGAAGgatattatctaaaaaaattatacatgtcTAATTTTTTCTGCAGGGTAATGCatatttgtaatgattatgcTTTGGGTGATGGGTTGTATATTGAACTGGGTATTGGTATTTCCCTTCCATAGGTTTAAGTACAGATTCAGGGCCTTTGTTTCGATGTTTGTCAGTGATTTCAAATTTGCTCTGATCGACATGTAAAATATGGagtgattttatttcaaaaattcccACCATGAATTTTCTTCGTGATCTATATAATTGAGCACTTAATTCTCCAATTCAATGTTGTTCATATGCGGGAATCTTGTTATCTTCTCATGTCAATATCACACTGTTGGAATTGTTTGATGCGGAAAAGAATGCGTATTTCTCTTGTTGAATGGGAGACGTGcatcattttgttttatctaGTATCAAATTGAAGTGAAGTATTGGCATATGTTCTGCTGCTGCTATGACACGTTCTGATGCAGTTTCGTTCTAGTTTACTTCATACGAGTGCTGAAAATGTATACGGAGGACTGATTAGTTCTATGAATCATAACTTAGTATTCTTACCCTCCTtcaatgaattttgaaaaagatgcCTACAAAGAGCTTCAAGTTTCCTTTATGTATTTGTTGATCTCTGCTCTTGAGTATCTATGGCTGTGATAGTCAATGTGCAAGCTATAGACGTTCTTGgttctttttatgttttaattgataatttcaaGTTGTCCTAGGGCCGCTACTCAGCTAATTCATGATTTTGAGTttcagaattttaaaaattcaaggccatgtttgggaagtgagatgagttaacatctcatctcatctcaaaacttctcataatttctttttcaaacatcactcaaacacaaaacacttttcaatttcaaattttcaactttttcctctaatcattacctaatcattacaattttttcaaactttcaaaaaaaacacaaaaaacaatacaacttttgcaaattttaaaataaaaattatattcaaacaattttttaactatataatatttttatacaactttttatctctcatttcccaaaatccaataaaacatcgtaactcaaaccatttcactactattcacaaaattttcatttcatctcattacccaagcATGCCTGAAACCATGGTAGTTTGGATGAGAACTTTTATGACTTTTCTTGATGTGGGCATGTGGCAATCAAATTTCTAGCTATTTTATGTTGTAAATTAATCTCtccaacttttttaatttaattggaaTTAATGAGATTGTATAGAAGGGTAAGTTTTTTAGAAAACTTTGGATGGAGTGGAATGATATTTGTAGACATGGCTTCCATGCCTACAGATCTAAAAGAAGGGAAGGACGGAGGGAGGAAGCTGCAAAAAATACTTAACATGTACTCTATGCCTTTGACAGCTTTGCAAATATCTTTCCACGCCTTTTACACAACTTTGAATCACACGACTGATTTCGCACCATTATAAGTAGCCTATAGAATTTTGGAAACATTATTAATGAGGTTTTGTCACAacttttagtaattttttttgtttcatggtGCTTCAACCCTCTTAGTTGGTTTAAACGTTAAGAGATCAAAGTGGAAGATATTTGTTTCTTGTGGAAGTTGATTTTATCAAGTTAAGGACAAAGGCGCAACGAACATTTAgtactttcaacttttatttagaATGCAGTTCAATATTTGTGCATAGATCACTTGCCCAAGAAATTTTGgagattacttataaaaagaattatgcaAAGACCAAATCTTGACCTTTTAGCTTGTGCTAATCTTCATGTGAGTTGAAAATGTTGTTTTATTATCTGATGTAGGTGCTGAGGTAGCTGTTCTTTGCATCACAAAATCCGGAGAAGTCTTAAATTATCAGGCATTCACCAACGCTAAGGGGATTTACACAGTGGCTGAGACAATGCCTGAGAGTGACCGCTGGGATGCGTGCCTGGCACGGCCTATCAGCAGTTTCCATGAACACTGTACCCATCTTGGTGATGGTAGCTCAGGAATCAAGTTCAGTTATAATCATCTGTCGGGTTACTCTCACACAGTCAGAACCTTCGTTTATAGACCTGCCACTGTGCCAACTTACTGCATTTGAAATACTGATGGTCGGTGTCGTGTTCCTACATGCTTGAACTTGAAAGGAAATCGAGATATAGATCGCTGGTGTCTACCATGAATATGTGATTATGTAATGACCATCTTGATCTAATATGCTTTTCTGGAACCAGGTAGATCATGTGAGTGTATTTATGCTTGTTGTCATAATTATAAACCCAAACTTTTGCTTATAATGTTATACTAGAACCAGCCTAAAAATGTCAGGCTTGTGTTGTCTGTCTCATACAAATTCCATAACGTGCATCTTTATCTGTTGGCATTGTTGCTCAGGGAGTCTTGGTTTGGCATGATTCCCATCTGGTACTTTTATGATGCATTAGCAATGAGCTtgagaaaaatagtttttgcaTACATAAAACTAAGGCATCCTTGAACATCGGATTTATTTGACATTAATTAAGGCGATTGGTTCTGAAGATCAAAATCAACCTGCAAGCAATCTACATCTAGTATAAGAGAATGTctgagaaatgagatgagaattttgtaaatagtagtgaaatagtttatgaatagtattgaaCTGGTTTAAGTTAAAATGGTTTATTGGTTTTtcgaaaatgaaagagaaaaaattgaacaaaaatattataaagttaaaatattgttaaaatataaatttttaatataatatttgttttgaattttgtaattttttttattttgtttggaaatttaaaaatttaataatgattagatgaaaaaaaattaaaaatttgaaattaaaaagtatttgtgttttgagtattatttcaaaaggaaattatgaaaagttttaaGATAGATGGTTTGTGTTTCCAATGAAGGGCTagaagttataattatttagggataagaaataagatttttattatttatagagtaataaactataaaataaaatgttaaatatatttacaattttatttacaaaacgATACATGTTGATAGTGGTGTAAGTCAGTCTGGTCCGATCCAGAGGGGGTGATGGACTGAAATTTTTGGTCTATCATTTTTCCTGGATCGGACCGGACTGAGCATCCATAGGGATCGGCCCAGTCTGGTCAATCCGTTTGGTCCGGCccatttatctttttattttatttttcaaataaattaataaaaaaatttatttaaactactaaattaaaattaagtgaattattaatatgtattatgtaactaactttttaaaaatattttaaatgatcaatgataataaattagt includes:
- the LOC121237491 gene encoding uncharacterized protein LOC121237491, which gives rise to MEVQKKKVVMSLFLFTFFLYESGVRAWTGEIHGRVVCDVCSDSSIGPEDHVLEGAEVAVLCITKSGEVLNYQAFTNAKGIYTVAETMPESDRWDACLARPISSFHEHCTHLGDGSSGIKFSYNHLSGYSHTVRTFVYRPATVPTYCI